In a genomic window of Streptococcus mitis NCTC 12261:
- the rpsF gene encoding 30S ribosomal protein S6, with protein sequence MAKYEILYIIRPNIEEEAKNALVARFDSILTDNGATVVESKSWEKRRLAYEIKDFREGLYHIVNVEANDDAALKEFDRLSKINADILRHMIVKTDA encoded by the coding sequence ATGGCTAAATACGAAATTCTTTATATTATTCGTCCAAACATTGAAGAAGAAGCTAAAAACGCTTTGGTAGCACGTTTTGACTCTATTTTGACTGACAACGGTGCAACTGTTGTTGAATCAAAATCTTGGGAAAAACGTCGTCTTGCATACGAAATCAAAGATTTCCGTGAAGGACTTTACCACATCGTTAACGTTGAAGCAAACGACGATGCAGCTCTTAAAGAGTTTGACCGTCTTTCAAAAATCAACGCTGACATTCTTCGTCACATGATCGTCAAAACTGACGCTTAA
- a CDS encoding GNAT family N-acetyltransferase, which produces MNCTIRNMIKSDIESLSHGFMNQGWPGREEILARYFLEQESGEREVLVAEIDGAVAGYITILPSAKHGPFASIYPELSDFNVFEPFRNKGIGNRLLEKAEQGVKRFSGKVCLGVGLHLGYGPAQRLYIKRGYIPDGTGVWYRNKPLEMGASCQNDDDLVLYLSKDLQ; this is translated from the coding sequence ATGAATTGTACGATTAGAAATATGATTAAGTCTGATATTGAATCCTTATCTCATGGATTTATGAATCAAGGTTGGCCTGGTAGAGAGGAAATTTTGGCTAGATATTTTCTGGAACAGGAAAGTGGGGAGAGAGAAGTTTTAGTTGCAGAGATTGATGGTGCTGTAGCGGGCTACATTACCATTTTGCCCTCTGCTAAACACGGGCCTTTTGCGTCAATCTATCCAGAGCTTTCAGATTTCAATGTGTTTGAACCATTTAGAAATAAAGGCATAGGCAATAGGCTCTTAGAAAAAGCGGAACAAGGAGTTAAGCGTTTTTCTGGTAAAGTATGTCTAGGTGTAGGTTTGCACTTGGGGTATGGTCCTGCCCAGAGATTGTATATCAAACGAGGCTATATTCCAGATGGGACAGGTGTCTGGTATAGAAATAAACCGCTAGAAATGGGTGCAAGTTGTCAAAACGATGATGATTTAGTTTTATACTTATCCAAGGACTTACAATAA
- a CDS encoding mucin-binding protein encodes MYSRMEKYHGRRAQRFSIRKYSFGAASVLLGTALVLGANGVQADETLPVNPTTSDFAATNKKDADSALTTPVVEELPELKIDAVKADEKPEVKEEAKTEATPVAEKEITDKAEKEKSDKEQADKKEVDKEKAETVKPKDEVKSVLTQLTSEAEVMATVASNFSDKEAKDVEAKQKLSAAIAAVKLEAVAAKGLLYSNDSTEEQLTAQVNRISSAIEAVYAEMKRAGHAGKVEAVLGATAAKDQTITGKGVIRNGNAIVTVNNAYVTMNADNTAPKAWGIDVVFDTSQAQNGDTTTIEMKNLTGFGDSFKPGTKITAADGTVIGEVSSKETTNSVGSRGGESPFWSQRKKDGKTYEERLTEQPAIPNEVGTTTYTIRWNDKAKNYAVTTFYAENLTAIDYYAPNISKDTEYTAAISVNGQQILEHKYTHKASKSAAQKQDTSATIMGDNILGYKGSERVRKSDAVVINTDSDVRYGKGSKFTITLPNDDFTYFKAIDGSKNTVTNTNKADSISYRPAGRWNNVQANANNVWILNDGRDTNFTLKATVKSPTELEIEVIDGAIQEDSTVSIGLDKLGVEKVITNRTFSDEYSKFIYDEAGRLKDGSVVGDTDKTAATLTVSGGTPLNGGEENVTTKVANGWKVEVGAGGNSQFETGAVTITLVNIETGEEFAYEPTNYDGYAKPNEDGSYETKNILGKKYDVSNQVPDLTKTIKGVEYIRVDVPSKGTTGTVNIGPKRASAIYSSEELQANGVNPNAFVNNVVYYYVKKTKVEEVNRTIKYVYADDVKDLAGQEVFEPTKQTVSYTGTIQVNDKNEAQVDANRKPIYINWVGNGDTNLPEVTVPQKEGYIASVEKVPVQPTTATDEDYEYVVTYSPIQKAKTTFVYQDKDGNVKQVEGNTPISETGKGGDKLTKADEIAARIKEAQNKGYEVVSNTYPTDGVFDKDVDTDQEFTVTLKERVVPVTPDQPKTPGTPVDPNNPDGPKYPAGLEEKDLNKTVTRTITYVYEDGTPVLSEDGTPKTVAQEAKFTREAKVNLVSGEVTYGDWSEAKDLSEVKSPVVKGFVADKASVAVVNVTGDSEDIKEVVTYKPLGSWVPNIPGQPTDPIKYPNDPTDPTTPGTDKPKVPYVEGFTPKDKDGNPLKPVNPNDPKEGYEVPNLPTDPSQDTPINYVKDTQKAKTTFVDEKGNPIPGVDAITEEGDSDTPLTKEAEVKAKIKELENKGYELVSNTYPEGGKFDKDKDTDQEFKVTLKERVVPVTPDQPKTPGTPVDPNNPDGPKYPAGLEEKDLNKTVTRTITYLYEDGTPVLNEDGTPKVVTQEAKFTREAKVNLVTGEVTYGDWTPAQDLAEVKSPVVPGYLADKASVPVVNVTADSKDTTEVVTYKPLGSWVPNIPGQPTNPIKYPNDPTDPTTPGNDKPVLPYVPGMTPKDKDGNPLKPVDPNDPTKGYEVPNVPTNPGEDTPINYVKDTQKAKTTFVDEKGNPIPGVDAITEEGDSDTPLTKEADVKAKIKELENKGYELVSNTYPEGGKFDKDKDTDQEFKVTLKERVVPVTPDQPKTPGAPVDPNNPDGPKYPAGLEEKDLNKTVIRTITYVYEDGTPVLNEDGTPKVVTQEAKFTREAKVNLVTGEVTYGDWTPAQDLAEVKSPVVKGYLADKVTVPTTKVTADSKDTKEVVTYKPLGSWIPNIPGQPTNPIKYPNDPADPTKPGSDKPVLPYVPGHTPVDGNGQPLKPVDPKDPSKGYEVPNVPTNPGEDTPINYVANKANLVVKYVDEKGKDLLPSETTEGKVGDEYATSGKVITGYVLERVDGEAKGKIGENGTTVTYVYKPLGSWIPNIPGQPTNPIKYPNDPTDPTKPGQPTEVVPYVPGYTPKDKDGNPLKPVDPNDPTKGYEVPSVPTNPGEDTPINYVANKANLVVKYVDENGKELLPSETTEGKVGDEYATSGKVITGYVLERVEGEAKGKIGENGTTVTYVYKPLGSWIPNIPGQPTNPIKYPNDPTDPTKPGSDKPVLPYVPGHTPVDGNGQPLKPVDPNDPTKGYEVPNVPTNPSEDTPINYIPNSPKPNPTPYPGPTPAPTPKPEPKPEPAPVPTTPETPERPVAPVQPEQPTTPTQPAVPTPAETSVPTDSATQPATPKYVEGQKELPNTGTEANASLAALGLLGALGGFGLLARKKKED; translated from the coding sequence CTTACTCAATTGACTTCAGAAGCAGAAGTAATGGCAACAGTTGCTTCAAACTTCTCAGATAAGGAAGCTAAAGATGTTGAAGCTAAACAAAAATTATCAGCTGCAATTGCTGCAGTCAAGCTTGAAGCGGTAGCGGCAAAAGGTTTGCTCTATTCTAACGATTCTACGGAAGAACAACTAACAGCCCAAGTAAATCGCATCTCATCTGCTATTGAAGCAGTCTACGCTGAAATGAAACGTGCAGGTCATGCAGGTAAAGTAGAAGCTGTGCTTGGAGCTACAGCTGCTAAAGATCAAACCATTACAGGTAAAGGTGTTATTAGAAATGGTAATGCAATTGTAACAGTTAATAATGCCTATGTGACTATGAACGCAGATAATACTGCACCTAAAGCATGGGGAATTGATGTAGTATTTGATACATCTCAAGCGCAAAATGGTGATACTACTACGATTGAAATGAAAAACCTAACAGGGTTTGGAGATAGCTTTAAACCTGGTACAAAAATTACTGCAGCAGATGGAACTGTAATTGGTGAAGTTTCATCTAAAGAAACTACTAACTCTGTAGGAAGTAGAGGAGGAGAAAGTCCATTCTGGTCTCAACGTAAGAAAGATGGTAAGACTTATGAAGAGCGTCTTACCGAACAACCAGCTATTCCGAATGAAGTAGGGACTACTACTTACACGATTAGATGGAATGACAAGGCGAAAAACTATGCTGTAACAACTTTCTATGCAGAAAACTTAACAGCCATTGATTACTATGCACCTAATATTTCTAAAGATACAGAATACACAGCTGCGATTAGTGTAAATGGTCAACAAATTTTAGAACATAAGTATACTCATAAAGCATCTAAGTCAGCGGCACAAAAACAAGATACTTCTGCTACTATTATGGGAGATAACATTTTAGGATATAAAGGAAGTGAACGCGTTAGAAAGAGTGATGCAGTAGTTATTAATACTGATAGTGATGTACGTTACGGAAAAGGTTCTAAATTTACGATTACATTACCAAATGATGATTTTACGTATTTTAAAGCAATTGATGGTTCAAAAAACACTGTCACAAATACTAATAAGGCTGATAGTATAAGTTACCGTCCTGCAGGTCGTTGGAATAATGTTCAAGCTAATGCAAACAACGTTTGGATTCTTAATGACGGTCGTGATACAAACTTTACATTAAAAGCTACTGTAAAATCACCGACAGAATTAGAAATAGAAGTAATCGATGGAGCAATCCAAGAAGATTCAACAGTTTCAATAGGTTTAGATAAACTTGGAGTTGAGAAAGTTATAACAAACCGTACATTCTCAGACGAGTATTCTAAATTCATTTACGATGAAGCTGGTCGTTTGAAAGATGGAAGTGTTGTTGGAGATACTGATAAAACTGCAGCTACTCTTACAGTTTCAGGCGGGACACCGCTTAATGGAGGAGAGGAAAATGTAACTACCAAAGTTGCAAACGGTTGGAAAGTTGAAGTTGGAGCTGGAGGTAATAGCCAGTTTGAAACAGGTGCTGTTACTATTACTTTAGTAAATATTGAAACAGGTGAAGAGTTTGCATATGAACCTACAAATTATGATGGTTATGCTAAGCCTAATGAAGATGGTAGCTATGAAACTAAGAACATTTTAGGTAAAAAATATGATGTTTCAAACCAAGTTCCTGATTTAACTAAAACTATCAAAGGTGTTGAGTATATTCGTGTTGATGTTCCGTCAAAAGGAACAACAGGAACTGTTAATATTGGTCCAAAACGTGCTAGCGCTATCTATAGTTCAGAGGAACTTCAAGCGAATGGAGTAAACCCTAATGCTTTTGTAAATAATGTTGTTTACTACTATGTTAAGAAAACAAAAGTAGAAGAAGTAAACCGTACGATTAAGTATGTTTACGCAGACGATGTTAAGGATCTTGCAGGACAAGAAGTATTTGAACCAACAAAACAAACTGTAAGCTATACAGGTACTATCCAAGTAAATGATAAAAATGAAGCGCAGGTAGATGCCAATAGAAAACCTATCTATATTAATTGGGTTGGAAACGGTGATACAAACCTTCCAGAAGTAACAGTACCTCAAAAAGAAGGTTACATTGCAAGTGTAGAAAAAGTTCCGGTACAGCCAACAACTGCAACAGATGAAGATTACGAATATGTAGTAACTTACTCACCAATCCAAAAAGCTAAAACAACATTTGTCTACCAAGACAAAGATGGTAATGTTAAGCAAGTGGAAGGTAACACGCCAATCTCTGAAACAGGTAAAGGTGGAGACAAACTTACAAAAGCAGATGAAATCGCTGCGAGAATCAAAGAAGCTCAAAACAAAGGATATGAAGTAGTTTCTAATACATATCCAACAGATGGCGTCTTTGATAAAGATGTCGACACTGACCAAGAGTTCACAGTAACACTTAAAGAACGTGTTGTACCAGTTACACCAGATCAACCAAAAACACCAGGGACACCTGTTGATCCAAACAATCCAGACGGACCTAAATACCCAGCTGGCTTGGAAGAAAAAGATCTAAACAAAACAGTAACACGTACAATCACATACGTATACGAAGATGGCACTCCAGTATTAAGCGAAGATGGCACTCCAAAAACAGTAGCACAAGAAGCAAAATTCACACGTGAAGCAAAAGTAAACTTAGTTTCAGGTGAAGTGACTTACGGAGATTGGTCAGAAGCAAAAGACTTATCTGAAGTTAAATCACCAGTAGTTAAGGGATTTGTAGCTGACAAAGCAAGTGTTGCAGTGGTAAATGTAACAGGTGATTCCGAAGATATTAAGGAAGTAGTAACCTACAAACCACTTGGTTCATGGGTACCAAACATTCCAGGTCAACCAACAGACCCAATCAAGTATCCAAACGATCCAACAGATCCAACAACACCAGGAACTGATAAACCAAAAGTACCATACGTTGAAGGATTCACACCTAAGGATAAAGATGGAAATCCACTTAAACCAGTAAATCCAAACGATCCAAAAGAAGGATATGAAGTACCAAATCTTCCAACAGATCCAAGTCAAGATACACCAATCAACTACGTAAAAGATACGCAAAAAGCAAAAACAACTTTCGTAGATGAAAAAGGAAATCCAATTCCAGGTGTTGACGCTATTACTGAAGAAGGTGATTCAGACACACCACTTACAAAAGAGGCTGAAGTAAAAGCTAAAATCAAAGAACTTGAAAACAAAGGATATGAATTAGTTTCTAATACATACCCAGAAGGCGGTAAGTTCGATAAAGATAAAGACACTGATCAAGAGTTTAAAGTAACGCTTAAAGAACGTGTTGTACCAGTTACACCAGATCAACCAAAAACACCAGGGACACCTGTTGATCCAAACAACCCAGACGGACCTAAATACCCAGCTGGCTTGGAAGAAAAAGATCTAAATAAAACTGTTACACGTACAATCACATACTTATACGAAGATGGAACTCCAGTATTAAATGAAGACGGCACTCCAAAAGTTGTTACCCAAGAGGCTAAATTCACTCGTGAAGCTAAGGTCAACTTGGTAACAGGTGAAGTGACTTATGGAGATTGGACACCAGCTCAAGACTTGGCTGAAGTGAAATCGCCAGTAGTACCAGGATACTTAGCTGATAAAGCAAGTGTACCAGTTGTAAATGTAACTGCGGATTCAAAAGATACTACAGAGGTAGTAACCTACAAACCACTTGGTTCATGGGTACCAAATATCCCAGGTCAACCAACAAACCCAATCAAGTATCCAAATGATCCAACAGATCCAACAACACCAGGCAACGACAAACCAGTTCTTCCATACGTACCAGGTATGACTCCTAAGGACAAAGATGGTAATCCGTTGAAACCAGTAGATCCAAACGATCCAACTAAAGGTTATGAAGTACCAAATGTTCCAACTAACCCAGGTGAGGATACACCAATCAACTACGTGAAGGATACGCAAAAAGCGAAAACAACTTTCGTAGATGAGAAAGGAAATCCAATTCCAGGTGTTGATGCTATTACTGAAGAAGGTGACTCAGATACACCACTTACAAAAGAAGCTGACGTAAAAGCGAAAATCAAAGAACTTGAAAACAAAGGATATGAATTAGTATCTAATACATACCCAGAAGGTGGTAAGTTCGATAAAGATAAAGATACTGATCAAGAGTTCAAAGTAACACTTAAAGAACGTGTTGTACCAGTTACCCCAGATCAACCAAAAACACCAGGAGCACCTGTTGATCCAAACAACCCAGACGGACCTAAATACCCAGCTGGCTTGGAAGAAAAAGATCTAAACAAAACAGTCATACGTACAATCACATATGTGTACGAGGATGGAACTCCAGTGTTAAATGAAGACGGAACTCCAAAAGTTGTTACTCAAGAGGCTAAGTTCACTCGTGAAGCTAAGGTTAATTTGGTAACAGGTGAAGTGACTTATGGAGATTGGACACCAGCTCAAGACTTGGCTGAAGTGAAATCACCAGTAGTTAAAGGATACTTAGCTGATAAAGTAACAGTACCAACTACAAAAGTAACTGCGGATTCAAAAGATACTAAAGAAGTAGTAACCTACAAACCACTTGGTTCATGGATTCCAAACATTCCAGGACAACCAACTAACCCAATCAAGTATCCAAATGATCCAGCAGATCCAACAAAACCAGGAAGTGATAAACCAGTTCTTCCATACGTACCAGGTCACACACCTGTTGATGGAAACGGACAACCACTTAAACCAGTAGATCCAAAAGATCCATCAAAAGGATACGAAGTACCAAATGTTCCAACTAATCCAGGTGAAGATACACCAATCAACTACGTAGCGAACAAAGCGAACCTAGTAGTTAAATATGTAGATGAAAAAGGCAAAGACCTTCTACCTTCAGAAACTACAGAAGGTAAAGTAGGTGATGAGTACGCTACAAGTGGAAAAGTTATTACTGGATACGTATTGGAACGTGTAGATGGAGAAGCGAAAGGTAAGATTGGAGAAAACGGTACAACAGTAACTTATGTTTACAAACCACTTGGTTCATGGATTCCAAACATCCCAGGACAACCAACAAATCCAATCAAGTATCCAAATGATCCAACGGATCCAACAAAACCAGGCCAACCAACAGAAGTAGTACCATACGTCCCAGGCTACACACCTAAGGATAAAGATGGTAATCCGTTGAAACCAGTGGATCCAAACGATCCAACTAAAGGATATGAAGTACCAAGTGTCCCAACTAACCCAGGTGAGGATACACCAATTAACTACGTAGCGAACAAAGCTAACCTAGTAGTTAAATATGTAGATGAAAACGGTAAAGAGCTTCTACCTTCAGAAACTACAGAAGGTAAAGTAGGTGATGAGTACGCTACAAGTGGAAAAGTTATTACTGGATACGTATTGGAACGTGTAGAAGGTGAAGCTAAAGGTAAGATTGGAGAAAACGGTACAACAGTAACTTATGTTTACAAACCACTTGGTTCATGGATTCCAAACATTCCAGGTCAACCAACTAACCCAATCAAGTATCCAAATGATCCAACGGATCCAACAAAACCAGGAAGTGATAAACCAGTTCTTCCATACGTACCAGGTCACACACCTGTTGATGGAAACGGACAACCACTTAAACCAGTAGATCCAAACGATCCAACAAAAGGATACGAAGTACCAAATGTTCCAACTAACCCAAGTGAGGATACACCAATTAATTATATTCCAAACAGTCCTAAGCCAAACCCAACTCCTTACCCAGGACCAACTCCAGCTCCAACTCCTAAACCAGAGCCTAAGCCGGAACCAGCACCAGTTCCAACAACACCAGAGACTCCTGAACGACCAGTAGCTCCAGTGCAACCGGAACAACCAACAACTCCAACCCAACCTGCTGTTCCAACACCAGCTGAAACATCAGTACCAACTGATTCAGCTACTCAACCAGCAACACCTAAATATGTTGAAGGTCAAAAAGAATTGCCTAACACAGGTACAGAAGCTAACGCTAGTCTTGCAGCGCTTGGACTTCTTGGAGCCCTAGGTGGATTTGGACTTCTTGCTCGCAAGAAAAAAGAAGACTAA
- the ssbA gene encoding single-stranded DNA-binding protein SsbA: MINNVVLVGRMTRDAELRYTPSNVAVATFTLAVNRTFKSQNGEREADFINVVMWRQQAENLANWAKKGSLIGVTGRIQTRSYDNQQGQRVYVTEVVAENFQMLESRSVREGHTGGAYSAPSSNYSAPTNSVPDFSRDENPFGATNPLDISDDDLPF, translated from the coding sequence ATGATTAACAATGTTGTACTTGTAGGGCGTATGACACGTGACGCTGAGTTGCGTTATACCCCATCAAATGTAGCAGTTGCGACTTTTACTCTTGCAGTAAACCGTACATTTAAGAGTCAAAATGGCGAACGTGAGGCTGATTTTATCAATGTCGTTATGTGGCGCCAACAGGCTGAAAACCTTGCTAATTGGGCTAAAAAAGGCTCACTTATCGGGGTGACAGGTCGTATCCAGACTCGTAGTTACGATAACCAGCAAGGACAACGTGTCTACGTGACAGAGGTCGTGGCTGAGAATTTCCAAATGTTGGAAAGCCGTAGTGTGCGTGAAGGTCACACAGGTGGAGCTTATTCTGCACCAAGTTCAAACTATTCAGCGCCTACAAATTCAGTACCAGACTTTTCACGTGATGAAAATCCATTTGGAGCAACAAATCCATTGGATATTTCAGATGATGATTTACCATTCTAA
- the rpsR gene encoding 30S ribosomal protein S18: MAQQRRGGFKRRKKVDYIAANKIEYVDYKDTELLSRFVSERGKILPRRVTGTSAKNQRKVTTAIKRARVMALMPFVNED; this comes from the coding sequence ATGGCTCAACAACGTCGTGGCGGATTCAAACGCCGTAAAAAAGTTGATTACATCGCAGCAAACAAAATTGAATATGTTGATTACAAAGATACTGAGCTTCTTAGCCGTTTCGTTTCAGAACGTGGGAAAATCCTTCCTCGTCGTGTAACAGGAACTTCAGCTAAAAACCAACGTAAAGTAACAACAGCTATCAAACGCGCTCGCGTAATGGCTTTGATGCCTTTCGTAAACGAAGATTAA